From the Musa acuminata AAA Group cultivar baxijiao chromosome BXJ1-2, Cavendish_Baxijiao_AAA, whole genome shotgun sequence genome, one window contains:
- the LOC135613543 gene encoding transcription factor TEOSINTE BRANCHED 1-like, with amino-acid sequence MPQIVASNQMLLLHLAKLPWVERLHSCESAHLSQMRSRKMLPIRDPEYIFDQSSNEQLEFNPHLLLPNSSCFPSSTPTIFCPDGFRDLFLASANIGIANAAPTSTRPSLPLGDSATSVERQEGDDSRSRKRALRKCRHSKIVTANGPRDRRMRLSIDVARSFFRLQDTLGFDKASKTVQWLLTVSKAAIEELGTLSSAEHSGCSNRSPKSESSALVCQDSSAISSSKNKSSTVTVAAREVKKSKARKGGVKPSRKVEYHSALARESRAKARARARERTREKQRMTSLDIIKEETSLNNMNSLMEFANIEEDESCAPNWCLNVASDTAAAYEVPVIGGPVLIPVFENSQDTTAINDAGGIFEEEWDVDALSLYLTSLESVITQTP; translated from the exons ATGCCCCAAATTGTAGCCAGTAATCAGATGTTGCTTCTCCACCTAGCAAAATTGCCGTGGGTGGAAAGGCTCCACTCTTGCGAAAGTGCACACCTGTCTCAGATGAGATCGAG AAAAATGCTTCCGATCCGTGACCCCGAGTACATCTTCGACCAGTCTTCGAACGAGCAACTTGAGTTCAaccctcatcttcttcttcccaacAGCTCCTGCTTCCCCTCCTCCACACCGACAATCTTTTGTCCCGATGGCTTTCGTGATCTCTTCTTAGCCTCCGCCAATATCGGCATCGCGAATGCGGCTCCAACATCTACTCGGCCAAGCCTTCCTCTTGGTGATTCAGCCACATCGGTGGAGAGGCAGGAAGGCGACGACAGTCGTAGCCGCAAAAGGGCTCTGAGGAAATGCAGGCACAGCAAGATAGTTACCGCAAATGGGCCGAGGGATCGAAGGATGAGGCTCTCCATCGATGTGGCACGGAGCTTTTTCCGACTGCAGGACACGCTCGGCTTCGACAAGGCCAGCAAGACAGTGCAATGGCTGCTCACCGTGTCCAAAGCTGCCATCGAAGAGCTCGGCACCCTTTCCTCAGCCGAACATAGCGGTTGCAGCAACCGAAGCCCGAAAAGTGAATCATCCGCTTTGGTATGCCAGGATTCGTCCGCTATTTCTAGCTCCAAGAACAAGTCCTCCACCGTGACCGTTGCAGCCAGGGAAGTAAAGAAGAGCAAAGCCAGAAAAGGAGGTGTTAAGCCATCGAGGAAGGTGGAGTACCACTCAGCGCTTGCGAGGGAGTCGAGGGCCAAGGCAAGGGCGAGAGCAAGAGAGAGGACGAGGGAGAAGCAAAGGATGACTTCCTTGGATATCATCAAGGAAGAAACAAGCTTGAACAATATGAACTCATTGATGGAGTTTGCTAATATAGAGGAAGACGAATCTTGCGCACCGAACTGGTGCTTGAACGTAGCCAGCGACACAGCCGCAGCCTATGAAGTCCCAGTGATAGGTGGACCAGTGCTGATTCCGGTCTTTGAGAATAGCCAGGATACCACGGCAATTAATGACGCAGGTGGCATCTTCGAAGAAGAGTGGGACGTGGACGCACTTTCCTTGTACTTGACATCGCTGGAATCTGTAATAACGCAAACCCCTTAA